One region of Polynucleobacter sp. SHI8 genomic DNA includes:
- the argF gene encoding ornithine carbamoyltransferase produces the protein MTQLKVPLRHYLQFADFSADDYAYILNRSKVLKEKFKGYETWHPLHDRTLAMIFEKHSTRTRLSFEAGMFQLGGHAVYLNTRDTQLGRGEPVEDAAQVISRMTDIIMIRTFGQDILERFAANSRVPVINGLTNEFHPCQVLADIFTFHELRGDISGKTVTWIGDANNMAYTWLQAARILNFKLHFSGPKNYPLDMSRVSSAEEKHLDIFEDPLDACKGAHLVTTDVWTSMGYEKENQERLSAFERWIVDEQKMSVAQHDAVFMHCLPAHRGEEVSSGVIDGPQSVVWQEAENRLHVQKALMEFLLCGKFN, from the coding sequence ATGACTCAATTAAAAGTACCGTTGCGCCATTACCTTCAATTTGCAGACTTTAGTGCAGATGATTACGCTTACATTTTAAATCGTTCTAAAGTTTTGAAAGAAAAATTTAAGGGGTATGAAACATGGCATCCCCTGCATGACCGAACCTTGGCCATGATTTTTGAAAAGCATTCCACAAGAACACGATTATCTTTTGAGGCGGGTATGTTTCAATTAGGTGGTCATGCAGTTTATTTAAATACCCGAGACACCCAATTGGGTCGTGGTGAGCCTGTTGAGGATGCTGCACAGGTGATTTCCAGAATGACTGACATCATTATGATTCGGACCTTTGGACAAGATATATTGGAGCGTTTTGCTGCAAATTCTAGGGTTCCTGTTATCAATGGTTTAACTAATGAGTTTCATCCATGCCAAGTATTGGCCGATATTTTTACTTTCCATGAGTTAAGAGGAGATATTTCCGGAAAAACAGTGACTTGGATTGGTGATGCAAATAATATGGCTTATACCTGGTTGCAAGCAGCGCGAATTTTAAATTTTAAACTCCACTTTTCTGGACCTAAAAACTACCCGCTAGATATGAGCCGTGTTAGTTCTGCAGAGGAAAAACATTTAGACATTTTTGAGGACCCTTTAGATGCTTGTAAAGGCGCGCATTTGGTAACGACCGATGTTTGGACAAGTATGGGATACGAAAAAGAGAACCAAGAGCGTTTAAGCGCTTTTGAACGTTGGATTGTGGATGAACAAAAGATGTCAGTTGCCCAGCATGATGCGGTTTTTATGCACTGTTTACCGGCCCATCGAGGGGAAGAGGTTTCTAGTGGAGTTATCGATGGTCCCCAAAGTGTCGTATGGCAAGAAGCAGAAAACCGTTTGCATGTTCAAAAAGCGCTGATGGAGTTTTTATTGTGTGGAAAATTTAATTAA
- a CDS encoding DUF192 domain-containing protein → MLKIFITSVLAIWPYFAYSSALPVIDLKIDKNIIKAEVASTAPSQQLGLMYRKSMPEQSGMLFVFEQKAGHCFWMKNTLLPLSIAFIDDDGKIVNIEIMKPQSEENHCPLKPIRYALEMNVNWFEQRKIGAGKFVGGLPKP, encoded by the coding sequence CAATCTGGCCATATTTTGCCTACAGCTCTGCTTTACCTGTGATTGACTTAAAGATTGACAAAAACATCATCAAAGCAGAGGTTGCCAGTACCGCGCCAAGCCAACAATTAGGTTTGATGTACCGAAAGTCCATGCCCGAACAAAGTGGCATGCTATTCGTATTCGAGCAAAAAGCAGGGCATTGTTTTTGGATGAAAAACACGCTTTTACCTTTATCGATCGCATTTATTGATGACGATGGCAAAATTGTGAATATTGAAATAATGAAGCCTCAATCTGAGGAAAACCACTGCCCCTTAAAGCCAATTCGATATGCTTTAGAAATGAATGTCAATTGGTTTGAGCAAAGAAAAATCGGGGCGGGTAAATTCGTGGGGGGATTACCGAAACCCTAA
- the rpsT gene encoding 30S ribosomal protein S20: MANTAQARKRARQAVKQNAHNSSLRSRLRTAIKSVRKAVTAGDKEAAAKVFLAAQSTIDQIADKKIIHKNTASRQKSRLSAAIKGMTS; encoded by the coding sequence ATGGCAAATACCGCACAAGCTCGTAAACGCGCTCGTCAAGCAGTGAAGCAAAACGCTCACAATTCTAGCTTACGTTCACGCTTAAGAACTGCAATCAAATCAGTACGCAAAGCTGTAACCGCTGGCGATAAAGAGGCTGCAGCTAAAGTATTTTTAGCAGCACAATCAACGATTGATCAAATCGCTGACAAGAAAATTATTCACAAGAATACTGCCTCACGTCAAAAGTCACGCTTATCTGCCGCTATCAAGGGCATGACAAGCTAA
- a CDS encoding pyrimidine/purine nucleoside phosphorylase, producing the protein MQFDQVSVGKKANVFFDGKCVSHTVTLADGTRKSVGVILPSTLRFDLSTKEIMEVVDGHAFVAINGGPELTFTTGQSWEVDAGGYFEIRVESPFHYVCHFG; encoded by the coding sequence ATGCAATTTGATCAAGTATCTGTAGGAAAAAAAGCAAATGTGTTTTTTGACGGTAAATGCGTGTCACATACCGTTACATTAGCGGACGGAACCCGTAAGTCAGTGGGCGTTATTTTGCCTAGTACATTACGATTTGATTTAAGCACAAAAGAAATCATGGAAGTTGTTGATGGGCATGCATTTGTTGCCATCAATGGCGGCCCAGAACTTACATTTACTACTGGACAGAGTTGGGAAGTAGATGCTGGCGGGTACTTTGAGATTCGTGTAGAGTCACCATTTCACTACGTCTGTCACTTTGGATAA
- a CDS encoding argininosuccinate synthase — protein sequence MADINKVVLAYSGGLDTSVILKWLQDTYQCEIVTFTADLGQGEELEPARAKALQFGIKPENIFIDDLREEFVRDFVFPMFRANTIYEGEYLLGTSIARPLIAKRQIEIARMTGADSVSHGATGKGNDQVRFELGYYALEPGIKVIAPWREWDLLSREKLLAYAEKHGIPVEMKHKQGGAPYSMDANLLHISFEGRHLEDPNAKAEESMWRWTVSPEKAPDQPEEIELEFANGDLVAIDGQRMAPHTLLAKLNELGGKHGIGRLDLVENRFVGMKSRGCYETPGGTILLKAHRGIESITLDREVAHLKDDLMPRYASLIYNGYWWSPERIALQTLIDHTQQMVNGFVKLKLYKGSVSVLSRNSSNTLFDQNIATFDDDGGAYNQADAGGFIKLNALRMRIAEIARRKRMTK from the coding sequence ATGGCAGATATAAATAAAGTAGTTTTAGCGTACTCTGGCGGATTAGACACCAGCGTGATTTTGAAATGGTTGCAAGATACCTATCAATGTGAGATTGTGACCTTTACTGCAGACCTTGGTCAAGGTGAAGAATTAGAGCCGGCAAGAGCCAAGGCATTGCAATTCGGTATTAAACCAGAAAACATCTTTATTGATGACTTACGTGAAGAATTTGTTAGAGATTTTGTTTTTCCCATGTTTCGCGCAAATACGATATACGAAGGTGAGTATCTTTTAGGAACTTCGATTGCAAGGCCATTAATTGCCAAGCGTCAAATTGAAATTGCACGTATGACTGGAGCAGATTCAGTATCACATGGGGCAACTGGTAAGGGCAATGATCAAGTTCGCTTTGAGCTAGGATATTACGCTCTAGAGCCTGGAATTAAAGTGATTGCTCCTTGGCGTGAATGGGATTTACTTTCACGTGAAAAATTACTTGCCTATGCAGAAAAACATGGCATCCCCGTTGAAATGAAGCATAAACAAGGCGGTGCGCCATATTCTATGGATGCAAATCTGTTACATATTAGCTTTGAAGGAAGGCATTTAGAGGATCCAAATGCCAAGGCCGAAGAGTCCATGTGGCGTTGGACAGTTTCTCCCGAAAAAGCTCCAGATCAACCGGAAGAAATTGAACTTGAATTTGCCAACGGTGATTTAGTAGCCATTGATGGACAGCGTATGGCGCCACATACATTACTTGCCAAGCTAAATGAACTTGGTGGTAAGCATGGCATTGGACGCTTAGATTTGGTTGAAAACCGCTTTGTTGGGATGAAGAGTAGAGGGTGCTATGAAACCCCTGGCGGAACGATTTTGCTTAAAGCGCATCGTGGTATTGAGAGTATTACCTTAGACCGTGAAGTAGCTCATTTGAAAGATGATTTGATGCCGCGTTATGCCAGCTTAATCTATAACGGATACTGGTGGTCCCCAGAAAGAATTGCATTGCAAACATTGATTGACCACACGCAACAAATGGTGAATGGATTTGTGAAACTGAAGTTATATAAAGGTTCAGTTTCTGTGTTGTCTCGCAACTCATCCAATACCTTGTTTGATCAAAACATTGCTACTTTTGATGATGACGGAGGAGCTTATAACCAAGCAGATGCAGGCGGATTTATCAAGTTAAACGCCTTACGTATGCGGATTGCAGAAATTGCAAGACGTAAAAGAATGACGAAGTAA
- a CDS encoding DUF3579 domain-containing protein, with translation MTHKQFLIQGLTSKGKVFRPSDWIDRLCGVMAPFRPKSDLGDPRFTHSPYVRPEMINGVKCVMVDERLRDIDPRALDFVLGFAKDNDLVLSEICELPSSNT, from the coding sequence TTGACACATAAACAATTTCTCATTCAAGGTCTTACATCTAAGGGTAAGGTTTTTAGGCCAAGTGATTGGATTGATCGATTATGCGGTGTAATGGCCCCCTTTAGACCTAAATCTGACCTTGGTGACCCAAGGTTCACTCACTCACCCTACGTTCGTCCTGAAATGATTAATGGTGTTAAATGTGTCATGGTTGATGAAAGACTTCGTGATATTGATCCCAGGGCATTAGATTTTGTCTTAGGCTTTGCAAAAGATAATGATTTGGTTCTCAGCGAAATTTGTGAACTTCCAAGCTCGAATACGTAA